The window AGGCGCTTGCTCGCAAGGGCATGTGCTAAGAACAGAATATCACAACCCGCTGGTGACTCCCTTCTGAAAAAAAGCAAAGTACGGTTAGGAGAGTCCGAATTAGGCTGGAAAACACTGACGAGCACACGCGAGGTATAACAATAGTTCAGTCAAACTTCTGACGTACCAACATGCACTAACTCATCCCCTGTTGGTCTGTCTGTGTTTTCCCAAGTAGGCTCCCGTTGGGAACAAAAATGTCATCATCAACTATGTGCCGACTGAATCCGATTTAACCCGAGTGTAATTTTGCTACCTCGAACAGAAAAGTCCCTAAGGACGGACAACAATAGCGTCATTGTCTTAGACCGCGTTCACACTAGGCCGAATCATGTTTAAATTTATGCcgtttgaaacatgtttaagtAAAACTAGCGTTCATACCTGATGACTGAACCCACGAAACTAGATCGAAACATACTTACAATAATCAACATCGAAACCACCTCACGAGGTAGTTTCGATCGTGGTTTTTGTAAAcaacttcaagatggcggccagtgGCGTTTCTTTGGTCGCTGGGAAAACACAAAACTGGGGCTTTGTTGAGACGAAAACACTCATCTGTCTTTGGGCAGAAGAAGATATTCAACGCCAGCTCGCATCCATGGGTcgtaagaaaaacatttgggaaGGCATAGCCATGAAACTTCAAGAAAGCGGCTACAGTCGAAGCGGCGACCAATGCAAGACCAGGATGCACAACTTGCAGCAGAAATACAAGAAGGTTAAAACACTCAACAATACCTCGGGTCAAGGAAAAAACTCTTTTCCTTTCTATGAGGAAATAGATAAAGTGCTCGGTCACAAACCCAGTATAAATCCACTGTCAACACTGTCGTCAGCTGCGGGTGGATCGTCAAGCAGTAGTGACAACACGTTGGATGCACTGGAAACCGAATCTGTGTTGTCGAGTGTCGACGGCTTGGATGAGGAGAATTTTTTGTGTGAGGATGTTACTGCAGAAGACGTCTCTGTCAACATAAGCGAGGACGACGATGCACCTACCCCACTTACTTCTCAAAAGAAGTCAGAACCAGAGGAAAAGTCGAAGAACAAAGCagacaagaaaagaaaacagccaaagtcaacatctgctgacagaaaaagaaaacagccgAAGTCAACATCTGCTGACAAAATGGAAAGTTTCATggggaaattttttgaaatccaGCAAGAGTCCGAGAGACGATTTCTGGAATCTGAAGAACGAAGAAGTAAACAAGAAGCCGagcaagaagagaaaagacGACGGT of the Montipora capricornis isolate CH-2021 chromosome 7, ASM3666992v2, whole genome shotgun sequence genome contains:
- the LOC138055405 gene encoding uncharacterized protein, which codes for MAASGVSLVAGKTQNWGFVETKTLICLWAEEDIQRQLASMGRKKNIWEGIAMKLQESGYSRSGDQCKTRMHNLQQKYKKVKTLNNTSGQGKNSFPFYEEIDKVLGHKPSINPLSTLSSAAGGSSSSSDNTLDALETESVLSSVDGLDEENFLCEDVTAEDVSVNISEDDDAPTPLTSQKKSEPEEKSKNKADKKRKQPKSTSADRKRKQPKSTSADKMESFMGKFFEIQQESERRFLESEERRSKQEAEQEEKRRRFEAEQDEKRENFLLHVLQTIAQGTGGSKD